A portion of the Gossypium arboreum isolate Shixiya-1 chromosome 8, ASM2569848v2, whole genome shotgun sequence genome contains these proteins:
- the LOC128296633 gene encoding uncharacterized protein LOC128296633, whose protein sequence is MDEWFGDYLRNRPNIPRPPPPPARAKDEMPQGMAPVRIGKALVDKLRKYGVEEFRAMIDDNPERAEFWLENTIRVLDKLSCTPEESLKCLVSLLKDTAYHWWKTVSSVALRESITWKFFQAEFKKKYISQRDYPERADKEVELAPKPIAPISRGRPLRHPRSASGSLTVAKDATTKLEARVRKYIELKCSGDEISELIQVSCTPPVVISSMMAQRVSIKNKYLLPRIDNLFDQLRGATVFSKRDPRSGYYQLRDETEHAEYLRTVLRTLRGKQLYAKFSKSDFWLWEVKAEHQVPSDLLQTVIVPEWKWDRITMYFVTGLPLNRKRKMLFGL, encoded by the exons atggatgagtggtttggggattacttAAGAAACCGCCCTaatataccacgacctcctcCGCCTCCTGCTCGAGCTAAAGATGAAATGCCGCAAGGTATGGCACCtgtgagaattggtaaggccTTAGTGGATAAGCTTAGGAAATATGGAGTCGAAGAGTTTAGGGCCATGATTGATGACAATCCGGAACgtgctgagttttggcttgagaataccattcGGGTTCTCGACAAACTGTCGTGTACTCCTGAGGAGAGTTTGAAATGCCTGGTGTCGTtattgaaggacactgcataccactggtggaagactgtatcctcaGTGGCACTGAGAGAGAGTATCACATGGAAATTTttccaagctgagtttaaaaagaagtacatcagtcaaag AGATTACCCAGAGCGAGCTGataaagaggttgaattagctCCGAAGCCGATCGCTCCTATTTctcgaggtagacctctgagacATCCTAGAAGTGCAAGCGGTAGTTTAACCGTTGCTAAGGATGCTACTACAAAATTAGAGGCTCGAGTCCG caagtatatcgaATTGAAATGCTCAGGTGATGAGATCTCTGAATTGATTCAAGTGAGTTGTACTCCACCGGTTGTGATTTCctcaatgatggctcaaag GGTAagcatcaagaacaagtatctgttgccTAGGATTGacaacttgtttgatcaattgaggggagccactgtgttttctaagagAGATCCGAGATCCGGCtactaccagctgcga gatgagaccgaacatgccgagtaTTTGAGGACTGTTTTGCGGACTCTACGAGGCAAGCAActttatgctaaatttagcaagagcGATTTTTGGCTCTGGGAG gttaaagctgaacaccaagtaccttcagattTGTTACAGACTGTGATTgtccccgaatggaaatgggatagaattaccaTGTATTTTGTTACTGGATTGCCATTGAACcggaaaagaaagatgttatttgggttatag